The proteins below come from a single Candidatus Bathyarchaeota archaeon genomic window:
- a CDS encoding MTH1187 family thiamine-binding protein translates to MTVVVEFSVIPIGAGVSVSRLVALAVRELQNLGVKYMVTPMGTVFEAEDVGTAFEVVRRAHEAVFSGGAKRVVTEVKIDDRRDVERRMENKVESVKRCLERKD, encoded by the coding sequence GATCCCGATAGGAGCCGGTGTAAGCGTTTCGAGGCTTGTGGCCCTGGCGGTGAGGGAGCTTCAAAATCTTGGTGTGAAATATATGGTGACACCCATGGGTACGGTCTTCGAAGCCGAAGACGTCGGGACGGCGTTCGAGGTCGTCCGAAGGGCTCACGAGGCGGTTTTCTCAGGAGGCGCTAAACGCGTGGTTACCGAGGTGAAGATAGACGATAGGAGAGACGTCGAGAGGAGGATGGAGAATAAGGTCGAATCTGTGAAAAGATGTCTTGAACGAAAGGACTAA